The following nucleotide sequence is from Strigops habroptila isolate Jane chromosome Z, bStrHab1.2.pri, whole genome shotgun sequence.
TCTTCAATTATATCTCTCCTTATAAGTGTAGTAAAAACAGTGCTATTGCATAAATGAGTCGACCTAGAGCCCAGAAGCATTTGATCATTCTTTAATTGAACATTAGATATACATACTTCTACATTCTATTGCATTCTTAGGATATGAAAGTATGCAGCATGTTACTTGGCCTAGGGGTCATGCACAGCCCCAACACATGCTCTGTCCTTGAAAGTATATAGTAGCAGAACAATTTATAAGAATTGTTTGAAATGAATTAAGTATTGCTGCTGTATTGCTCATTATTTTGACCACTTTCATCTTGGCTACTCAGACCTAGTTGTGTTTAATGGTAGCCAAACTACAAGTACCTGGGTTTGATCATGCAATTTACAGAATAAAGATATACTGCAGACACCAATTTTCTTAAGCAAAGATTTGTAGCAGAAAAAGAATCCTTAATCCCCAGTGGTACAAGGGAGTTTTGTTGGCTCAAGTAAAGCTATTAAAATCAGACTGGTTATTGGCTGGCACATGCTGTGGATATATCACACACGGTTAAAAAATCGCCAATAAAGCTTTCACAGCTTAGAGGTTTTACAGGctggagaaaaaagcaacagtcgagttactttttaaaactctCCAAAAACCCGCCAGTGTGCAATGGCACAAGAATTCCACCTAGCTCTTCTAGAAACAGGAATATTCAGCAGGTGGAGTACAACACGCCCAGGACACTAATAACTATGCAAAATGATTATTGGAGAATTCACACTCTATGTAGAAAAAACAGAGCCTCAAGGAGCTTGTTTATCCTCAGAATTCACGAATTACAAATAGGAAGTTAGAGATTACAGTGCATGACATACTTAGCAGCTTCCATATACAGAATGATTCTGGACCACTGATACATGTCAACACATCTGAGTGAAAAGAATACATTTACTGAAAGCTTGTCTTCACCACACACTCTGAAACACTCAGACTTTTCAGTCACTGTTGGCATGAGAAAGGCTTTGCTTTCATGCAAGTAACTCTCCCATTTTCCGTGCCTACATTATATTCTCAGCAGATTTCTCTGCATTGTATCTTACATAATTAGTGCTGGGTTTTTGGAGTGCTGCTTCCATTCCTCTGCCCACTCACTCTTTGAAAGTGTGACAATGGACAGTAATGTTTGTCCCCTCAAGCATGCTCTCATGAAATGCcactgaaactgaaatttcaatgctgtttatatatatgtttttatatctATAAAAATTGACTAgtgatttaattttatcaaaGTTGATGGTTCATAAATTCATACTGTATTACAGTTTGGTGCTACTTCTGCTGCCATAAATGTTATATAGTAACTGAAAAGCTTAACTCCATTCTATGTTCCTTCCCAGCCTAGATATCTGGAATGACATCTAGGTAAATGTTATAATGTTTAGTATGAATCATGATTTTTACAGTTTAAATGATGTGAGCTTTCATCAGTGGgtcccttccctctccttcctaAGCCCTCCAATTCTCTCGCTCATCTGCTTGTAAGTGACAGATCTGAAATTAAAGATTGTCTGCCTTaaaatacacacagacacatacgTCGCTATAAATAACAAATCACGGGTCATTTAAAGGAATTCTAGATGAGATGTAAAAGAAAGTGTTGATTTACAAAGTAGCAAAATTATAATTAACATAAGCATATGCTTAATATGGTCTTTTAAAGTGTTCTGATGTTGTGCTATGGGTTGTGCTGCTTAGTTGGAGTTGTAGTGAATTCTGGAATTTCTGTTCTCCCTTTGCCTACTTAAAGTATAAAAACTGAGTAacttagaaaagcaaagcaagtaCCTTGATCTCCTGTGGCCTTGAGGTTGAACTATTCTGAAGCTGGTAGAGCGCAAGCCTCAAATAAAGCCTTTCTATCTGGTAGTAATCCCATGATATCTCTTCATTCCTAATGAAGATGCACTACGTTTTTCAGTCAAGGTTGTATCCTGGGCCTCTCTTCTCCACCTAGCTGCCTATTTTCAAAAATCTTCAAGGAGCAGAATTATTATGTATGAGACCTTTACTACTTTGACAATTAAACCAGTCTACAACTTCAGAAGATATTAGGCGGAAAAGGACACCAGAAAAGGTAATTAAATAAGACCTGTTTTCTTaggaaagagaattaaaaatccctgcttttcatttcttccctgcCACAACGAATCAGTCACTTTCCTCTTTAAATCAATAAGGCAGAGAAGGCAtagaaagacagacaaatgcGGTTATTACTATTCTGGGAAAGACTGGaactggaaattaattttgcagcaGGTCTAAAGGTGGTGGTATTAAGCAGCTTGTATATAGCTGTTGACTAAGTCAGTGCTTATTTTGGCATAAGTACCTGAACTTGACACCCAAGCACCAGAAATAGAACTGTGTCCCCTCTTGCCCGATATGCAATTTTACCATAAATAGGCTATACTTATGTAATAGCCCATCTTGTTTTAACTTAACTACACAGCATGCGAAAACATCTGATAACGATAACAATAAATACAACACCTCAGGATTCATTTCTAAGCTCTAGTAAATTTAGATTGTTATATTTTGCCAAGATTTACAAATTACAGACCAAACAGGGACCCACAACCTCTCTAGAGGTTTAACGCTCATGTAAATGGCTGAGTAACACAAGTACAGAGATACATGCAGAGATATCAGCCAAAGGTCTTGGGAGTCTGGGGAGATCCCTGCTGACTGGAAGCTAGCCAGTGTTATTCCAGTTTACAAAAAGGGCATGAGGGAAGACCCAGAAAACTACGGGCGTGCCAGTCTAACCTCAGTTCCTGGAAAAGAATATGGAGAAGATCACACTGGGTGCTATtgaaaggcatttaaagaacaaagaataaaatcattGGGCACATCAACATGGGTTCACAGAGGGAAAGTCCTGTTTAACTAATTTGATAGCATTCTATGATAAGATCACCTGCCTAGTGGGTGGATGGAAGGCGGTGGGTgcagtttttctggattttattaAGGGTCTGGGGAGAgctcatagcagtcttccaatccaatacctaaagggagTCTACAGGGAGCCTGCAGtgggacttttgacaagggcaaCAAGGTCgcccctcagcctccttgtCTCCAAACCAGACAAACTCCGagttttcagctgctgctcacaggaCGCgccctccagccctgccaccagctttgttgtcctCCTCTGGAGGCATTCGAGGgccttcacatccttcttgaATGGTGGGgaccagcactgcacacagtgctgcaagtgaggCTGCACGAACACTGAATGCAGTGGGAgaatcacctcttttgaccgTTTGGTTGTACTGTGTGATGCACCCAGGGTGCTGTTTGCCCTCTTGCCTGCCAGGACCCACTGCTGACTCCTATTGAGCTTAGCATCAAACCAGCACCAACAggtccctttctgcagggctgctccgCAGCCACTCCTCTCTTTTCCAACTGAACTAGTCTAGTCTGTTATATGATATGATATATTGTTATGTTAGgttatattatatttatattacgTTCTGCTCTATTCTATTCTGGTCTTTTCTTGAAAGATATTACAAAAGCCTGAACACTATAGACAGGTTTGGAATAAGAATGTGCAAATAACGAAAATTTGCACATAGCAAAAAATTGCATTCAACATAATCTAAAGCATTTTAGATTGGTCAGATCTCTTGTCGATGATGCTCATTGataaactgtatttcttcttttcccgTTTGCCGCCCTTTAAAGGATATAAATAGTCACAGAacaaaaagacagacagaagggGAATGCCCTGATGGCATTTGGTGTTACGCTAGAGGGAAAGGAACACCTCATTTGATCAATACAGTGTAAGTGATTGCAAGATCTTCTCATGCACTAAGCTAATACCCTAATCTATGCTTAACTTTGCTTTGGAAACATAAATAAGTTTTATTCACATTAGTGTTTGAATGCACACGTGTGTgtggaaagggagaagggaaggcgTGGTGcaacacacacaaagcaaaacgTCAAACCCGGAATGTGCAGTATGGGAATATTAAAGGCCGCAGCAGTCACTCAGAATAGGCAGAGATCAGCTGAGTCCCTCTGCTGAGGCCAGTTCCGCGGGGAGCAGCGCAGCAGCGCGCAGCTACGGCACAGCTCGCCCACCGCGGGAGCTGCTCGGCGCCCTGCGGCCGGGCACGGGCAGCCCAGCAGCGCCGGTCGGCCGGGACTTCCCGCACGGCGCAGGCGGCGGACGCGGAACCCCCACAAGCCACTGGCAGGAGTTAACATGTGCTACCTGCAGGTCGCACCACGCACTGGAGTAGCGCCATAGcgggagaggaaagggagacaTTACGGGGCGCCAGCACCACGGTGCACGGGGGGCACCGGTACCAACCTCGCACCGGCCCGAGCGGTCAGCGATCACCGCCGGCCTGCGGCGGGTCCGAGCCGCACCCTGCCGCCAGCCTCAGCGCGGCTGTTCCGCGCTGCAAAAATCCACTCGAGCACCTGGAAACTCGTTTTACCCGAGCTCCGGCCTTTGACCGGCGAGACACGGCAGCCCCACTCCCGCTGACCAGGAGCCGGCACGGGGAGCTccgcccggcggggcgggcccACCCCGGAGGCTCCGCCCGCCGCCGGTAAGTGCGGGCGCGGCGCGGCATTGCCCCGCCCCGCGGTGACGGCTGCTGGTGCCTCTTTCCTGTTTCCGCTCGGCAGGCCGGCGCCCCGCAGGGTTGCGGTaccgcggggcggggggcggcgggagggaTGGCGGGGTGGTGCGGCCCCTTTCGCCCCGCCCCGGGCCCCGGCGGTGCCTTCCCGCCGCCGCCACGCTCCGACGGAGCAGCGCTGCCTGCGGCGCCTTTATCTCACGGGCTGTGTGTTCTCTCCGCAGGGACCTGGGCGGCAGCCTTCCGTCGCTCGGCACGCCCGGAGGGTGCCCGGGGCGGCTCTGGGCCCCCCGCCGCCGGTGAGTGAGGCCGGGGTCGAGGTCTCCACAGCGCGGCCATtgggaggggcggggcgggacGTGCAGCAGGCCGCTAGGGGCAGGCGTGGGGGAGGTGGCGGCGGTGGCGGGAGGGAGAGGGCCCGGTGTCGGTGCCCGGTGTCAGTCGGTTCCCGGCTCCTGCTCCGGGCCGAGGGGCCCCGGGGCTCCGCAGCCCCCACCATGCGCCTCGCCGCCGGCACAGCCCTAAGGTTGTTTTTGACTCGCCGGCTATTGCTAGTTCACCGTCTAAAGCTCCGGCCCGGCTCCCTCACCTCCCTAGGAAGCCCtatagaaaaataatggaacCACAGcatcaaccaggttggaaaagaccttaaagataatcAACTCCAACCTTGACCCCAGGACTGCCAGgaccaccactaaatcatgtcagtgagggcctcgtctacaagtttgtgaacacttccagggacggtgactccaccactgccctggacagcctgttccaatgcctgaccaccctctctgtgaaaaAATTTCTCCTAAcacccagtctaaacctcccctggtgcagcttgaggccatttcctcttgtcctatcacttgttactcaggagaagagaccgaccccacctccctacagcctcctttcaggtagttgtagagagcaaataaggtctcccctgagccttctcttctccagactaaacaacccgACTGGGCTCTCTTTCCTTGTCTTCCAAAGAAGCACGGGCTTCACTTTTTTTCATGAAGCATCTTGGTGTTATCTGAAGCTCTGTGGAATGAAATACCTAATTATTTTGTAAAGACTGTAGTTTAAGGTAGGATCAACACTTAGTATTACACTTTCATGTATGATGCACTACTTTTAACTTCTAGCAAAACTGAGCTTGCTCTTTGATAATGAAAGATGATGACACATTAAAATGGCAATTTTTGTGTAtgcattcctttatttttctgaatactcagaaatattttcttttttttgttattctatAGGGTTTTCCCaatagaaaaccagaaaagatgATTGATATTAAGGCCTGGGCTGAATACATCGTGGAGTGGGCTGCAAAGGACCCATACGGCTTTCTTACTACAGTGATCTTGGCCCTTACACCATTGTTCATAATTAGTGCAGCGCTTTCATGGAAGCTTGCAAAAATGATTGAGGCCAGGGAACGagagcaaaagaagaaacagaaacgCCAAGAGAATATTGCAAAAGCCAAACGAACGAAGAAGGattaaatggggaaaaaagatcttCCTTGTGCAAAGAATCCACTTCCTAAATGAAATACTTACACATTTTGTGTTGTAACTGTCCTTTGATACTTGATCCTCTTATTGATGCAGGGAATTCCGTCccttcagtgtatttttttttttttctgctgagatGATTTGTGTTAGTTTATCCAAATGACACTTGTTACAGTCATTTAATCTACTTGTTCTAGTCTAGGTTGCTTTTCTAAATTTacatgttaaattaaaaaaaacaatgtGTTGGGTGGCTCTGGACATagatggttttttgttttttttccccttagctGAGCTATTGCCTAAGTGTCTTAAAATTGTCAAATTATGGGGGAAATTGTGAATGGTAAACTGGATTACAGAAAGGCAAGTTTTTGCGTACTTTTAGCAGAGCTGTAGAGATGAGCTAGCGTCTTCCTTAGCAGCACGTTACCAATTTCTTTTAAGGACACTGCATATGGCCCTGTGGTTCATTCGGCTCtctgcccagagaggctgctgcagtgtcTTTGATGGTGGGGTCAGTCTGCAAAAAGAACCTATCTTAGCTCTTCCTGAACTACCAGCCATCAACAGTATTTAAATTGAGCCCAAACTCTAGGAATCCGATTGCTTGTTATAACTATCTTCATTTGTCTTGAGCCACTCCTATGTTGTTTGGGTTTCCCTAATGCTTACCTGAATACTCCACCTGTAACTGTCTTCTGCCTTCAAACACTTTTTATGCCTCAAAGAATAGCCATAAATGGGATGAGACCAAAGGCCCAGGTGGCCTAGTGTTCTGTGGAGAGTATAGAAGGAGGATGTGCCAGTAGTTCTTCCTACTTGCTAACCTCCTGGCTACCTTTGGTCTGGGACTTTCTGAGTTCAGGGGGGATCTCTGGTCTCATGGACCCTGGaactctgctgctttccaggttGCAAAATGCTGCCATGCTAGAAAAAATCCAAGTTGGGTTTGTGTTGTAAATACGCCAACATTATTTAAACTTAattcaaattaatgtttttctaacAAGCGattaatttttcaaagcctAATTTTTTATTAAGTCTAGTTCTAAAAAGCTTGTGTCGGTCATTAATTTCTTAGATTTAGTGTATTTctaaacagcagcacagagttACACTTTCTAGCAACTAGACCTtcattatgtttaaaaataaaaccttaataTAATTCTGTTGTTCCAAAAAGACAACCTACAGAGCTGGTGGACACCAAGAGCGATTGGAAATGGGGAGTCTTAACTGAATGAAGTGAATGTGAAGTACTGTTGCTCCCCTTTTAGGTTTGTTGGTCAAAGCAAGCATTATTAGAATGtggcatttcagcattttataaACACATGGGATTAAGTCTCCACATTTTGAATCAAGTGTTGTCAAATGTGTACCTGTTCCATCTTTGATACATACTAGCTTAAAACACATGGAGGAGAACTGATGAAGGATGCACTGCACAAATAAATTTGATACTTTTTCAAAAAATTGGATGGTCTTTATTTTGACTTGAAGCTCTGAAGTGTCATCTCTAAGGCAAATAATCTGCACATTCTATGTATCTAAACTATGGCCAAATACATGTAGTAATTCAGGGAAATCCTTGCATACaccaagaataaataaaaacttttttattcaTGACAGTCCCTTGTCCCAAACCTTGTGTTATTTTCCAGCAACTTTACCAAGTGCTTCTAAAGTCTGTTATGGTAGTTACATGTAGTTTAAGTCAGCCTGATTTTATCCTTTGCTTACTGCTGGCTCAAATCAAACATTATTCAAATATGTTGACTGTTTTCTTAAGTTATAAGAATATCTGTAAGATTAATACAGTGCATAGTCAGTGTGGTGTCATAGTGATTCCTGTCAGTGAGATGAACTTTTCTGTGCACTTGCCAGAGGAAAGCACACTGGCACTGCCAAGGGAATTAAcaagcattttgaaaaactaTCTCAAATTAATGCCTAGGTTTGGGAAAATTTTAAGTGTACTGATTAACTAAAATTAATTACATCAAAACCAATAATAATTCtaaattgttttttccttgaagactcatttatttttaagaaaataaagttagCTATAAAATCTGGCTATGATTTCAAAAGTAACTGATGAACAGCAActgttgaaaacaaatttaCACGGTAACacaatgctgcttttcactAAACCCAAAAACTTTCCAGTAGTTTGTCATGATTAAGCGTATGTGAACAGTTCTGCAAACATAAATGAAACTCCTTTAATATTACTTTATTGCAGACATATATACCAGTTGTTAATGTTCGTATTAAACTATTTATCCATTAGCAGTATCAGTACATTACAACTGTTTACTTATTACGACTACTATCACTGCTTGGTGGCATCCAGGAGCCCGGCTGAAAGGTATTTGCAGTGCTGGTTGGATCTTGCGAAGGCTCCTTCTTTCCATAGTAAGGGGCAGATGCGTGGCCTTTAATGTGAGTATGAGTTGGTTCAGCAACAAGTCCCTCCTTGTATCCCTGAGCCTGAAGCAGCTTATCCTTTTCAGATACatctttggttttctgtttcatttcttctctgtaacTTTCATTCCTAAGAATCTCCTAATAACACAATAGAAAGATAATTAGATACATCGGCAGTCAGTGCGATACACAAAATTGGaataaaacactttaaacagtcattgtttcttaattttataaTCCAAACTTTCAGGTATGTAGGTAAAATAAACTGTCACAAAATTAACTGGTTTTCAATATCAGCCCTGGTTTAGAATATTCTTAATGTTTTGATCATGTTGTTGAAGCAAAACTGCACTGTGGTATCCCAGTTTCAGTATTCTATTggatcaaaaaggaaaagataccCAGTAATCAACAAATGTGAAAATGCATTACAAAAAAGGCTACCTTTTATATTGCTTTCTATGTAGAACTTGCTACTATATAGTTATTTATCACTTGCATCTCTTCTGCAGCTCATTATGCCTCTGACCTTAGGTATCTGTGTACCAGGGTGCAGCTTTGGGAGAAACAGATGTTCAATCTTGACTCCAAGCTGAAGccatgcaagaaataaaaaaaccccccaaaacaacctaaataaaaaataaaataagaaaagcactAGGACAGAACTGAAACTACTGAGATGGCATCAGGAGAAAAAGCAGGGGGACAGCATAAAAATCCCTGAGGGAAACCCTGCTCCAGACTCAGAAGACAGCTCAGCAAGGCCAAGCACCAGCATGGTccaagcagcagaggaggacaATCTGCCTTCAGCTGCGCAGCTGATGACTGCCTGGCCGGCAAAGGTGAATGGGGAGTTATGATGAGGACACTAAGCACAACACTGCTTAAGGTGACTCTATGCTAATGCTAGGCATCTACCAGGGGTACTAGCTAAAATTAATGCAGTGCATTCATGACAGGTGCAAAATCTTTCCTACTGCCTCTGCACAGgtaaaaaatcaaacaaaaatgaacTAGGTTTAACATTTTACCTCCACCCCTAATAAACTGAAGCAACTGTATGATGCATGATCCTACTGCAAggccaaaaaacccacccagaacATGTATGCAGAGAAGGCTCGTACAGCTTGCTGGTTCAACTTCATGAAGCTCTGTACCAAAACATGGCTGGGTACAGGTTAAAGCTGGAAATTCACTAATAAAAATGACCTGAACTGGGATTGGCTTCTTGCACTGAGAAATGCTGAGGCTGAGTTGAAGCAAATGCAATTACTGGCTTGTCCACAggtataatagaaaaaaagctgCTAGCAGACCTTGCCATCTTgttcagaggaaaacacaaagaactcccaaagcaaacacaaaaagccTTGAAAAATACTGGTTTGGTTTCTATCTGTTTGTTAGCATATGTTTCTTATTACAAGGATGTTTTGCAAATTTTGCTAACAAGACTTCCCTGTGCTTTTGTTAGGGCAGATAGTGAAAAGTATTCTAAACAAAAGGAGACAGGTGATATGCATATTTATAACGCTTTGAGCCCAAATACAACTTGACTGTAACCAACACCATGCAACAAGGAAGCTGCTAATACCTACATTTAGACTGGgatacaggaggaaaaaggctGAACACTTTGGAAGAGCTACGGAGACATTAGACCAGTACCCatgacattattttaaaaatggcattaaaataCATGTGATATTGCCAAGAGTTGACAAAGCAGGAATGTGAAcatttaagaacattttaaaaggcagtatttaaagaaaaccttgtCTTAGAGATACTAAAACtaacatatttttcttagcCCATAATTGCCTCTATTAAATTGCTTCTTAAATTCACAGATGCGCAGAGCAGAGGCAAAACACTTCACACACCTGTTCAGCATGAAAATACACAAGTAGTACACAAAAGATTTTGCAAACTGAAAGGGAGGCAGGCGGAAGGAACAAAATTCTGCCACACTCAAATAAAGATACTGCCAAGCGTAACAAGGTAAAATTTTCAACAGTCAGTATAGCAAAGCCTCATTATAACATCTCTTAATTCCATCCTTGTTTAC
It contains:
- the SMIM15 gene encoding small integral membrane protein 15; translated protein: MIDIKAWAEYIVEWAAKDPYGFLTTVILALTPLFIISAALSWKLAKMIEAREREQKKKQKRQENIAKAKRTKKD
- the NDUFAF2 gene encoding NADH dehydrogenase [ubiquinone] 1 alpha subcomplex assembly factor 2; this encodes MSRPWQALRALRLRLFGPGKELVGTDQFGNKYYRVPKHETRAGQIIQERRFVEPINRQAYQYETGDFPTEWEAWIRKKRKNPPTTEEILRNESYREEMKQKTKDVSEKDKLLQAQGYKEGLVAEPTHTHIKGHASAPYYGKKEPSQDPTSTANTFQPGSWMPPSSDSSRNK